DNA sequence from the Deinococcus seoulensis genome:
CAGAACGGCACGGTCGTCCCGCTGAACACCTCGGCGTAGTTGCGCAGGGACACACCCTTGGGCAGGATCTTCGCCTCGTAGATGTTCCCGGTCGGTTCGAACGACGTGATCAGCGTCCAGTAGAACGGGTAGAGCATGATCAGCGCGATCACGATCAGCACCGCGTACGCCAGGACGTTCTGCACGCGTTGCCGGGCCACGCGGCGCGATTTGAGCTGCGCGGCCAGCCGGGCGTGCTCCTCGGCGCTCATGGGGGCGGTCGCGGCGGGCAGGGGAGAGGTCATACGGACTCCGATTGAATGGACTGCAAAGGCCACTGGGTCCGAGCGGATGCGAGAAGGAGAGAAACGGGTTTCGGACGTGGAGTTGGCAACCCGGCGCCCTTCCGGGTGGAGGGCGAAACAAACGGAATCCGTATCAGGTCAGGCATCGACTTTCCCTCCGCGCGTCAGTTTGAAGTTGATCAGGCCGAACAGGATGCTGATGACCGCGATGATGATCCCGGCCGCGGCCGCCAGCCCGTACTGGAAGTCCACGAACGCCCGCGAGTACGTGTAGAACAGCGCCGAGTACGTACTGCCGGCCGGGCCGCCCTGCGTCATCACGTAGATCTCCTCGAACACCTTGATGGCGCTGATGGTGGACATCAGGCTGCACACCAGAATCGTGGGCCGCAGCCCCGGCAGCGTGATGTTCCAGAACACCTGCGTGCGGGTCGCGCCGTCGATGGTGGCCGCTTCCTCCAGCTCCGGGCTGATGCCCTGCAATCCCGCGAGGTACAGCACCATGTAGTACCCGATGCCCTTCCAGAGCGTCACGAACATCACCGCGTACAGCGCCGTGGCCGGGTTGTTCAGGAAACTGCCGTTCTGCGGCAGGCCCAGGAATCCCAGGACGGCCGTGACCGGCCCGCCCTGCTGGTACATCCAGTTCCAGATGAGGCCCACTACCGCGAAGCTCGTCACGACCGGCACGTAGTACGCCGTGCGGAAAAACCCGATGCCTTTCAGGGGCCGGTTCACCAGCAGCGCCACCAGAATCGCGATCACCTGAATGACCGGCACGACCAGGATGTACTTCAGGCTGTTGGTCAGCCCCGACCAGAACTGCTCGTCGGCCAGCAGTTCCCGGAAGTTCGCCAGGCCCACCCACTGCGGCGGCGAGATGATGTTGTACTTCGTGAACGCCAGGTACGTACCGAAAATCACGGGCCACGTGTGGTACACGACCAGCAGGATCAGGAACGGAAGCATGAAGGCGTAGGCGATCAGGGTGTTGCGGGCCGTGACCTTGGCGCCCGTTCCACCCAACTTGTGCTGTGCCCGGCGTGACACACGCCGCTGGGTTGAAGTCATGCCCGGCAGTGTACGCACTTCGCGTCCCGCAGGCATGAAAAAACCAGCCTCCCGCAGGGGGAAGCTGGTGCGGACCACGCGGGGTCCGGTGGGAGGTCAGTCCGGGATCAGTGGCCGTCGCCGTCGGTCGCTTCGCGTTTGCCTTCGGTGTACTCGGCGTTCGCTTCGGCGTTATGAACCTCGGCCTTGGCGCGGTCCTCAAGGGCTTCGGCCTTGTGGTGCGCGTCGCCCGTCACGGCGTGCGCGACGTCATGCCCCGCTTCACGCAGGCGGTCGGCGCCCTCGTTGACCTTGGCCTTGGCGGCGTCCAGCATGTTCCCGGCAGTGCTCTTGTCATCACTCATTGTGAACCTCCTGCAAGTTGAATTCCCTCTTGGGTTGGCCCTCTTGGGTGTGCCCAGCATCAGGCAGCGGGCCGAGCCTGCGGTGAGGGAACGTTCAGGAGTCCCCCAGGAACCCGAAGGCAATCCTTCATGAGGGCACGCGCCCGCCCTGAGCGCGGCCGATCCCGCCCCGGCCGGACACCCACCAAACTCTGAACTGCGTCCAGATCGCGCCTTGAACCCTTCGGGTAACACGGACACCAACTCCCCGCTCACGCGACTGGGGTACAGTGATTCCCGTCATGGATAACCACATCAAGGTGCCCACGCAGGGCGAGAAGATCACGATGCAAGACGGCAAGCTCAGCGTGCCGAACCACCCCATCATTCCCTTCGTCGAGGGCGACGGCACCGGCCCCGACATCTGGAAAGCCAGCGTGCGCGTCCTCGACGCCGCCGTCGAGATCGCCTACGGCGGTGAGAAGAAGATCGAGTGGATGGAAGTCTACGCCGGTGAGAAGAGCCTCGAAGTGTACGGCGCCAACGAGTGGCTGCCCCAGGGCACCCTGGACGCCTTCCGCGAGTACCTGTTCGGCATCAAGGGCCCGCTGACCACCCCGGTCGGCACGGGCATCCGCTCCATCAACGTCGCGCTGCGCCAGGAACTCGACCTGTACGCCTGCGTGCGCCCCGTCCAGTACTTCAAGGGCGTGCCCAGCCCCGTCAAGCGCCCCGAAGACGTGGACATGGTCATCTTCCGCGAGAACACCGAGGACATCTACGCCGGCATCGAGTACAAGGCCGGCACGCCCGAGGCCGACAAGGTCCGCGGCTTCCTGACCCGCGAGATGGGCGTCACCAAGATCCGCTTCCCCGACACCAGCTCGTTCGGCATCAAGCCCGTCAGCCGCGAAGGCACCGAGCGTCTCGTGCGCGCCGCCATCCAGTTCGCCATCGACAACGGCCGCAAGAGCGTCGCCATCGTCCACAAGGGCAACATCATGAAGTTCACGGAAGGCGGCTTCCGCGACTGGGGCTACGAACTCGCCAAACGTGAATTCGGCGCGGTCGAGATCGACGGCGGCCCCTGGTGCCAGCTCCCGAACGGCATCGTCATCAAGGACGTCATCGCCGACAACTTCCTCCAGCAGATCCTGCTGCGCCCCACCGACTACGACGTGATCGCCACGCTGAACCTGAACGGCGACTACGTCAGCGACGCGCTGGCCGCACAGGTCGGCGGGATCGGCATCGCCCCCGGCGCGAACATCAACTACGTGACCGGCCACGCCATCTTCGAAGCCACGCACGGTACCGCCCCCAAGTACGCCGGTAAGGACGTCATCAACCCCAGCTCCGTGATCCTCTCGGGCGAGATGATGCTGCGCTACATGGGCTGGACCGAGGCCGCCGACCTGATCCTGAAAGGCCTGGACGACACCATCCAGCAGCGCGTCGTCACGTACGACTTCGCCCGCAACATGGAAGGCGCCACCGAAGTCAAGACCAGCCAGTTCGGTGACAAGATCATCGAGAACATGAAAGCCCGCAAGGCATAAGCCACACGGCAAGGGAGGGAGGCCCGGACCGCACACGCTGCGTCCGGGCCTCCCTGTTTACATGCTCTGCCCACAGCCACAGACAGGCCCGCCCACCGGAGCGGCGTGGCGGGCCTGTCTGCGGCTGCGGGGTTACCCGATGGCGAGCATGCGTTCGATGGGCACCAGGGCCTTCTCGCGGATGTCGGCGGGAACAGTCACGCGCGGTTGCAGGTTCTCCAGTGCGTCGCGGATGTTCTCCAGGGTGATCATCTTCATGTACTCGCAGCAGGCGGTGCGGCTGACCGGAATGAAGGTCTTGTCGGGCACG
Encoded proteins:
- the icd gene encoding NADP-dependent isocitrate dehydrogenase, with protein sequence MDNHIKVPTQGEKITMQDGKLSVPNHPIIPFVEGDGTGPDIWKASVRVLDAAVEIAYGGEKKIEWMEVYAGEKSLEVYGANEWLPQGTLDAFREYLFGIKGPLTTPVGTGIRSINVALRQELDLYACVRPVQYFKGVPSPVKRPEDVDMVIFRENTEDIYAGIEYKAGTPEADKVRGFLTREMGVTKIRFPDTSSFGIKPVSREGTERLVRAAIQFAIDNGRKSVAIVHKGNIMKFTEGGFRDWGYELAKREFGAVEIDGGPWCQLPNGIVIKDVIADNFLQQILLRPTDYDVIATLNLNGDYVSDALAAQVGGIGIAPGANINYVTGHAIFEATHGTAPKYAGKDVINPSSVILSGEMMLRYMGWTEAADLILKGLDDTIQQRVVTYDFARNMEGATEVKTSQFGDKIIENMKARKA
- a CDS encoding carbohydrate ABC transporter permease; its protein translation is MTSTQRRVSRRAQHKLGGTGAKVTARNTLIAYAFMLPFLILLVVYHTWPVIFGTYLAFTKYNIISPPQWVGLANFRELLADEQFWSGLTNSLKYILVVPVIQVIAILVALLVNRPLKGIGFFRTAYYVPVVTSFAVVGLIWNWMYQQGGPVTAVLGFLGLPQNGSFLNNPATALYAVMFVTLWKGIGYYMVLYLAGLQGISPELEEAATIDGATRTQVFWNITLPGLRPTILVCSLMSTISAIKVFEEIYVMTQGGPAGSTYSALFYTYSRAFVDFQYGLAAAAGIIIAVISILFGLINFKLTRGGKVDA